TCAACAAGTCGTCGGGATAGTCCTTGCGCCCGCAGCTGCCGAGCAGTGCGGCGGCGAGCATCGCCCGTCCTGCCGGATCGACCCCGACCCAGCGCTTGTCGAGTGCCCATTCTCGGGCTTGGTCTTGCCGGCGATTGGGTTCGAGCCGTGCCAGCGCCAGTGCCAACATCGCTGCGGTGAGCCTCAACCGTTCGCTTCCCTTGCCGTTGCCGTTGGCCAGCGGGGCGGTCCATGCAGCGATCCTCGCCGCCTCGGTTATCGTTCCCTCGCGCGGATCGGCAAAAGCGATTGCCCCGGCGATCAACGGGTCCTTTTCTCGCTCGACATCGGACAGGGTGTCGAACAGCAGGCCCTCGCGTAAGCCCCAGCTGGAGAATACCAGCCCGTCGGGCTTGAGCGTTGCCAGCATGATCTTGAGCAAGGCAGCTGCGTCGGGCAGCGCGGCAGCGCGCGTCGAAGCTATCCCCGGGATCGCGGCAAGCTTGTCCGGTGCAGTGCGTGAAACTTTCTTGGCCAGCAGCATGGCCTCGTCTGCGGGCAGCGAAAAGCCGTGCGGGTCGGTCAGTGGGATGCGCGCAGTTCGCATCGCGTAGGCCGCAAAGGCTCGCCAAGTCCCGCCGACGCAATAGAGCGGCCCTTCGTGCTCGGTTGCCCAGTCGGCTTTCTTCAGTGCCTGGCCAACCGCGCGTTTGAACGCGTCTGGCCCCTTTGCGCGCAGATCTGGCAGGCGCAAGGTTCCGAACGGCAGGCTCACGCCGTGGTGGCTCTTGTCGCCCTCGATCGAGATCAGTTCGAGACTACCGCCGCCGAGGTCGGCGACGACGCCATGCGCTCCGGGAAATGCCCCGATCACGCCGTTGGCCGAAATGCGCGCCTCTTCCTCTCCCGATAACAGGCGTGGTTCGAGCCCGATCGCTGCAACCTTCTTGAGGAAATCGCTGCCGTTGCTGGCATCGCGCACTGCCGCGGTCGCAACCGTCTGGACGTCGGTCACTCCGCGGTCGTCGAGCAGCAGGCGAAACCGCTCGAGTGCTGCCAGCGCCTGGTCCATCGACTTGGCGGGCATCGCGCCGGTCTCGCCGATATCGCGGCCGAGCCTTGCGGTTACCTTTTCGTTGTGAAGCACGACCGGGACGCGCGGCGGAGCGCCGTAAATCACCAGTCGGACGGTGTTCGAACCGATATCGATGACCGCGCGTATTTGCGCGCGTTCGCGGTCGCGGCGCTTCCTGCTCACCCGCCACCCCGGCGCAGGCTGAGCTTGGGTACCGAGCCGATGCCCGCTCCACCACGTCCGGAAAGCGACGGATTGCGCATGAAATAGTGGTGCAAGTTGAATCCTTCGTCGCCGCGGCTCGCCACTCGCGTGTAATCGCCCGAAGCATCGAGAGTCCAGCTACGCTCGGTGTCGAGCAGGTTGGCAAGCAGCACCTGGTCGAGCACCTGGCTGTGAACCGTGCGATTGCGCAGCGGAACCATCGCTTCGACGCGGCGATTGAGGTTGCGACTCATCGCGTCGGCGGAAGAAATCCACACCTTCGCGCGCGTGCTCGGAAGGCCATAGCCGTTGGCAAATGCCCAGATGCGCGAGTGTTCGAGAAATCGCCCGATGATCGATTTCACATGGATGTTTTCCGACAGGCCCGGCACACCTGGTTTGAGGCAGCAGATGCCGCGCACAACCAGCTCGATCTCCACCCCGGCCTGGCTGGCGGCGTAGAGCCGGTCGATCACACCCTTCTCGGTAATCGCATTGAGCTTTGCCCAGATCCCGCTCGGGCGACCTGCTTGCGCGTTGGCGATTTCCTTGTCGATCGCTTCGTAGAGCGTTTCACGCATGTCGATCGGCGAAATTGCCAGCGCTTCGGTCTTGCGCGGTTCGACATAGCCGGTGACGAAGTTGAACAGCTTGCCTGCATCGCGCGCGAGCTTGGGATCGGCGGTAAAATACGAAAGGTCGGTGTAGATGTTGGCAGTCACCGGGTGATAGTTGCCGGTCCCGAAATGGCAGTACGTGCGGATTCCGTCGTCTTCGCGGCGCACCACCATCGATACTTTGGCGTGGGTCTTCCATTCGGTGAAGCCATAGATCACCTGCACGCCCGCGCGCTCGAGTTCGGCGGCCCACTTGAGGTTCTGTTCCTCGTCGAAACGCGCCTTGAGTTCGACTACCGCAGTAACCGACTTGCCGTTTTCCGCCGCTGCGATCAGCGCGTTGATCACCGGGCTCTGGTTGCCCGCACGGTAGAGCGTTTGCTTGATCGACACGACCGCCGGATCGCGTGCGGCCTGGCGCAGAAAATCGACCACCACCTCGAAACTCTCGTAGGGGTGCTGGATGATGATGTCCTTCTCGCGGATCGCGGCGAAGCAATCGCCGTCATGCTCGAGAATCCGCTCGGGATAGCGAGGGCTGAAGGCCGCAAACTTGAGGTCCGGCCGGTCTTCCTCGACCACTTGGTCGAGGCCGCGCAAGCCGAGCATCCCGTCGGTCTTGATGACCATCGCTCCGTCGGCCGCCAGTTGCTCGCGCAGCAGGGCCTCGGCCTCCGCATCGCATTGCTGGTCGAGCTCAAGCAGCACCACGCGCCCGCGTCGCCGTCGCTGGATCGCAGTGCGGAAGTATCGGACGAGGTCTTCGGCCTCTTCCTCGATCTCGATGTCCGAATCGCGGATCACCCGGAACACCCCGTCGCCGACGATATCGAACCCGGGGAACAGCAACGTTGCAAAGCGACACACCAGGCTTTCGACCGCCACCCAGGTTGCCTCGTCTTCGCCCGGCAAGCGGACGAACCGGGGTACGCCCGCCGGTATCAGCACCATCTCGACCAGGCCTTCGCCATCGGACTTGCGCGTGAGGTGGAAAATCACCCCGATCCCGAGATTGGCAACGAACGGGAACGGGTGCGCGGGGTCGATCGCCTGCGGGGTCAGCACCGGCAGCAGGTGGTCTGCGAACCACTCGCGCAGCCATTTGATCTGGCTCGCCGCGATGCGTGCTTCATCGGCAATTCGGATACCTTGCGCGGCGAGGCGCGGGCGCAGGTCGGCGAGCGCGGCTTGCTGGCCGGCTTCCAGCTCAAGCACGACTTCGCGGATCGCAGCGAGCTGCTGAAGCGGTGTCTTGCCGTCGATCGAGGTTTTTGTGATGCCGCGCCGCGCTTGTCCCTCGAGCCCGGCAACGCGAATCATCA
Above is a window of Tsuneonella mangrovi DNA encoding:
- a CDS encoding Ppx/GppA family phosphatase — its product is MSRKRRDRERAQIRAVIDIGSNTVRLVIYGAPPRVPVVLHNEKVTARLGRDIGETGAMPAKSMDQALAALERFRLLLDDRGVTDVQTVATAAVRDASNGSDFLKKVAAIGLEPRLLSGEEEARISANGVIGAFPGAHGVVADLGGGSLELISIEGDKSHHGVSLPFGTLRLPDLRAKGPDAFKRAVGQALKKADWATEHEGPLYCVGGTWRAFAAYAMRTARIPLTDPHGFSLPADEAMLLAKKVSRTAPDKLAAIPGIASTRAAALPDAAALLKIMLATLKPDGLVFSSWGLREGLLFDTLSDVEREKDPLIAGAIAFADPREGTITEAARIAAWTAPLANGNGKGSERLRLTAAMLALALARLEPNRRQDQAREWALDKRWVGVDPAGRAMLAAALLGSCGRKDYPDDLLSLASETELREALGWGIAIRLARRMDIGNASSALGSSVERGKKGIALTVTPERAPIAGEAVRKDLALLGSWFDCPTKLEISERMPG
- a CDS encoding RNA degradosome polyphosphate kinase; amino-acid sequence: MDGPADTPLQSAPFDEAHSVDEVDPATRYFNRELSWLEFNRRVLAEARNPDYPLLERLRFLSISGSNLDEFMMIRVAGLEGQARRGITKTSIDGKTPLQQLAAIREVVLELEAGQQAALADLRPRLAAQGIRIADEARIAASQIKWLREWFADHLLPVLTPQAIDPAHPFPFVANLGIGVIFHLTRKSDGEGLVEMVLIPAGVPRFVRLPGEDEATWVAVESLVCRFATLLFPGFDIVGDGVFRVIRDSDIEIEEEAEDLVRYFRTAIQRRRRGRVVLLELDQQCDAEAEALLREQLAADGAMVIKTDGMLGLRGLDQVVEEDRPDLKFAAFSPRYPERILEHDGDCFAAIREKDIIIQHPYESFEVVVDFLRQAARDPAVVSIKQTLYRAGNQSPVINALIAAAENGKSVTAVVELKARFDEEQNLKWAAELERAGVQVIYGFTEWKTHAKVSMVVRREDDGIRTYCHFGTGNYHPVTANIYTDLSYFTADPKLARDAGKLFNFVTGYVEPRKTEALAISPIDMRETLYEAIDKEIANAQAGRPSGIWAKLNAITEKGVIDRLYAASQAGVEIELVVRGICCLKPGVPGLSENIHVKSIIGRFLEHSRIWAFANGYGLPSTRAKVWISSADAMSRNLNRRVEAMVPLRNRTVHSQVLDQVLLANLLDTERSWTLDASGDYTRVASRGDEGFNLHHYFMRNPSLSGRGGAGIGSVPKLSLRRGGG